The Bacteroidia bacterium genomic interval GGTTGATTGCCGGTTTTTTTATTAATTTTTATTTGGCGGGCCCTTTTCGCCACCAATAGTTTGCAATTTCCTGAATGAAAAGCAGGCGAAAAGGACGGGCTATCGCCTGTACTCCTCGTCCCTTCAGGCTAAGGCCTTTCGGTACTGTGGGGTACCTGGCTCTATCCCTGCCCGACGGAAACCCCAACTTTCGTGCAAAAAACAACTGTTTGGGTTTAGTCGGGCAACGATTGAGACAAGTAGCCCACAGAACCCCGATGGCGCTAGCCTCGGGGGGCGAGGACTACAGGCGAAAGCGTGACCCGAACGCCCATTGCAAACCACCAGAAAATCTTACAAAAACTAATTGGGCGGAAGGGGGCCCGCATCATACTCAAAAAATAAATTCTAAATAAAATCCAGTACCGATTGAATTTCGGTATCCAATTCTGATTCAGCCTGCTTCAGAAAGTCGGAAGGAATAGACGATTTATTTGATAACCAAGAATTTACAGAATCCCGCTTAGCCTTTACCTGAGGGCGATTGAAATAAAGCATACCCGAACGTCGAATAAAAAAATCGCTTGGCGTGCAAACCATTTCCTCGTTCATGCCATAACTAAGTTCAGCTATCAAAGCCAAATCCTCCGAAACGGGAATTTCTCTGGCCAAATTATAAGCAATTTCAATAATTTGTCTTGCATTTTTCCCATATTTACCTACCAATTTTTGAATAATAGGGTAAGAAAAGCCCACTTGCTTAGCCTCCCCAAACAGAACTTCGGTAAACTCCAACACCTCCTGTTTAGAAGAAAATCCACCGGCCAATGCTATTTGGTGGGTTGAACATGCTACAAATGGCAACCCTTTTCGCTCCGAAATTCGTGCAAAAATCTTGTCTACAATACGTTGCGACATTTTCCGATAACCGGTCAATTTACCCCCGGCGATGGACAATAAACCGGATGAAGACTCAAATATTTCGTCTTTTCTCGACAATTCAGAAGGCGATTTACCATCTTCATGAATGAGAGGCCTCAAACCACACCAGGTACTCATAATATCCGATTCATTTACCTGCACCCCTTCAAACATATCGTTCACTGCTTTTAACAGATAGGCAACATCCTCTTGGGTAACTGCAGGTCTTTCTTTTTGTTCGGTATAATTGGTGTCGGTAGTTCCGACGTAAGTGCAACCATCTCGAGGTATTGCAAAAACCATACGACCAAGGGGTGCATCGAAATACATGGCTTGTTGTATGGGCAGTTTCTCGAAAGGAAAAACGATATGAACCCCTTTGGTAAGGTGCAACCGTTTACCTTTTCTGGAATTATCCAACTCACGAAGTTCATCAACCCAGGGTCCTGCAGCATTGATAATATAATCTGCCTTAATTTCAAATTCAACACCTGTAATTTGATCCTGAACTTTGGCTGCATTTAACTTAGTTTGATCATAGACGAACCCAAGGCAACGAGCATAATTTAAGCAAATGGCGCCTCTTTTAACAGCCTCCTTCATATTTTCAATTACCAACCTGGCGTCATCGCTTCGATATTCGGTGTACAAGGCGCCGGCTTTTAGAATTGTTTTACGAAGCAAAGGTTCCTGATTCAGCGTTTGCTCTTTCGAAAGCATTTTTCGACGTTCACCAGCCTTAACACCTGCCAATACATCGTATACATAGAGTCCAATAGAGGTAGAAAACTCACCCAAGGATCCATTTTCAATAACAGGCAAGAGCATTTTTTCAGGAATTACCAAATGAGGAGCGTTTCGGTAAACTATTTCCCTTTCCCGACCAACTTCCATAACCAGCCCAATTTCAAGCTGCTTGAGGTAACGCAAACCTCCATGAATAAGCTTAGTGCTTCGGCTACTTGTTCCTGCACCAAAGTCTTGTTTTTCAATAAGAGCAACTTTTAAACCCCGAGCCGAGGCATCCAAGGCAATCCCGGCCCCGGTAATGCCTCCGCCAATAACCAAAACATCAAAGGTTTGGGAAGACAGTTGCTGAACAAAATCAGAACGATTTGCTGAAGAAAAACGAGGTGTTTCCAAGTGCGTCATAAAAAAGTATGCAAAGATGCGAAAAGCAAGGTTTCCTGCCTATTCATTCCTACTACTTTTGAACGTATTTTTGGTGACAAGTTCAAAACATAGTATGGCAGAAGAAAAGCATTTAGTTGTTTCAAAAACCGCCAGGTATTTTATTCATGGAAATGCATCAGCAAAAACCAGAGAAGTTTGGTTTATTATTCATGGATACGGTCAGTTGGCGAAGTATTTCATTCGGCATTTCAGCCATTTTAATCCTGAAACCCATTTGGTTGTTGCACCGGAAGGACTATCCAAATTTTATTTGGAAGGAACCACTCCGGATAGTCGAATTGGTGCCACCTGGATGACCAAAGAAGACCGGGAGGCAGAAATAAAGGATTATGTAAACTATCTGGATTCTTTACATGATCAGGTAATAAGTCAACTTGGAAAAGAAGTGAAGGTAAAAGTTTTCGGATTTTCACAAGGTTGTTCAACCTTATGCAGGTGGGTAGCTTATGGAAAGGTACAACCCAAACGCATGGTGATGTGGGCAGGCACCTTCCCTCCCGACATTGACCTAAAGGAATTTGGTTCCCGTTTTCATGGTTACGAAGTTGATGTAGTATATGGGAAACAAGACGAATACCTATCCTGGATTAATGCAGAGGAAATAACCCAATGGATGGAGCAAGCCGGAATAGATTTTAGGGTGACCACTTTCGAGGGTAAACATGAAATAATCAGGGAAGTTTTAAATAAGCTTTTAGAAATAGAACAAGAAGCAGATTAAACACTACTTTCGCCCCCAAATACCTGTAAGAAGTTCATGAATTTTGTCGATTTGCGCCAGTTTGCGAAGTACGTATTGGACAATTTGGGAATAATAATAACCCAAAATCAGCGGTACGACAAATATACCAGGGAGGTGATACAGTCGACCTTGAAACCTGACTCTAACAGTATTGATGTAGGATGCCACAAAGGAGAGATTTTAGATATAATATTAAAATTTTCACCGAATGGCAAGCATTTTTGTTTTGAACCCATTCCTTACCTTTACGAGAATTTATTAAAAAACTATGGCAGTAAGGCCCAATTTTTCGATTTAGCACTTGCCGAAGAAAATGGCACGGCCACCTTTAACATTGTAAAGAATGCTCCTGCCTACAGCGGTTTAAGGAAAAGGCAGTACAAAGTTGCCCATCCGGAAATTGAAGAAATTCCTGTTCAGGTAAAACGACTAGATGAAGTGGTGCCATTGGATGTAAAAATTGACCTGATTAAAATTGATGTGGAAGGGGCAGAATACAATGTATTCAAAGGAGCCAGAGAAATATTAATAAAACACAAACCCGTTGTCATTTTTGATTGTGGGTTGGGGGCAAGTGATTATTATGGAACCAAACCGGAGGATTTGTTTGATTTATTGCACTCCTATGGTTTACATATTTGTTTATTGGGAGATTATACCAAAACAAAACAAAAATTGAGCAGAAACGATTTTATTAATATTTATCAGGAGAACAAAGAATATGCATTTGTTGCCTTCCCCTAAATCATGCTAGAAGGAGATTTTTATACTATTGAATCTATCGACGTCAATGATTCCGTTGGGAAAGGAACCATTGATCTAAATCCAAGAAACCCGATATTTGAAGGGCATTTCCCTGGCGAACCGGTGGTGCCCGGAGTTACCATGATTCGAATGTGCGAAGAATTGGTTTCAAAGAGTTTAGGAGGCACATGGAGAATTATAGAATCCAAATCCATCAAGTTTTTATCTGTAATAGATCCCAGAACAGATTCTAAATTAGGATTTGAATATCAATTGAAGACGGATGAAAATGGAACCAAAATAGAATTCAACCTTACGAAAATGGATGGAATTCTTAGTTTCAAACTTAGTGGTCTGATTCAAAAAGTAATTTAAAAAACTGATTTATCCCAATTCAGGTAATTCTCATGCAAAATTTGCCCATCGAGTAACCGAATTATTCTTGACGAATAGTCAGCATCTCGTTCACTGTGAGTAACCATAATAATAGTTGTACCAAGATCATTCAATTCTGTTAGAAGTTTCATAATCTCCGTTCCATTGGTGGTATCGAGGTTTCCTGTTGGTTCATCTGCCAGAATTAAGGTAGGCTGATGAACAACAGCTCTGGCAATAGCGGCTCGTTGCTGTTGCCCTCCTGAAAGTTGTTGAGGAAGGTGGTTTCTGCGATGCATCATATGCATTCGATCCAATACTGCATCAACCATAACAGCTCTTTCACCTGCCGAATAACCAAGATATAGTAAAGGCAATTCAACATTTTCGAACACTGTTAATTCATCAATTAAATTAAAACTCTGAAAAATAAAACCCAGGTTTTGTTTACGGTATTTAGTAAGAGCAGATTCGGAAAGAATATCTACATTTTGATTTTGGAAAAAATATTCACCGGAACTTGGTCTGTCCAACATCCCAATAATATTCAGCAGAGTAGATTTACCACAACCGGAAGGTCCCATAATAGCTACAAACTCCCCTTGCCTCACCTCTAAATTAATTTCAGAAATGGCTATGGTTTCTACTTCCTTGGTTTGATAAATTTTACTCAGGTTTTGAAGCTTAATCATGAGAATTTAAACACACTAAGGTACTCTATTCAGAAATGGGATTTTGGCAATAGACTAAAAATTTAGAATACTTCCAGAGATGGAAACAAAAAGGAACTTAACTCAGCTTGTTCATTTAGGAAGACCTGGGCGAAATAATAGTTTCTATTCGCTGCAGGGATGCGGCAAACGAAACGACCTGAGTTCAGAATATCCATGGAAATTTTGGAATACTCTTTAATATAACCTCTGCTATTACTGAGTTTAGAAGCCTCACTTGGCTATTTGCTTTTGTACGATAGTGAACAAAAAAGGCCGATAATTATAAACTATCGGCCTTTTTATTAATTAATAGCAGTTTATTCTTTCACTATTCGTTTGGTAATACTTGCCTCATTTACCTTAATAGTTACGAAGTAAATACCTCTGGATAATTCCGAAAAATCTACTTTACGCACCACCAGACCTGTACCATCAAGCATCACTGGATTTACAACTGACTTACCCAACATATCTGCAAAGGTAACTTCTACTTTAGTTGAAGGAGCCAAAGTTGCTTCGATAAAGAAGCTGGAAGAAGCCGGGTTAGGATACATGTTTAAATCAGTAACTCCATTTAACTCTTCAATTCCAATGGTATTTGGTTTTAGGACAAAGTTAAACACCAATGACGTATCAAATCCACAACCAGAGCTATCTTGAGTTACAACGGTATAAGCACCAGTTTGTGTAGCTACATATTGCTGATTAAATGCTCCCGGAATAATGGTTCCATTAAAGTACCATTGATAACTGATGGCTGCAGGCATAGCTTGAAGGGTATCGTCAAATGAAACTATGTAAGGATCAACGCTGGTAATCACAGTTACATTAATTGTGTTAGATGTGATACCGCCGTTGTTCGGCAAAGTAGGATCATAAGGATAACAATCGTTATAGGCTGTTACAAAATATGAACCTGACACATTGGTAATGATATCTTCAGTAGTTGAACCGGAAGTCCAAACATAATAATCAAATCCTGAGGTAGCATCTAGACCAACTTCATTTTCAGAACCTGTTCCTTCGCAGAATATAACCGGACCATCAGGAACAATGGTTAAGCTGCTTGGGCTTAAACTAACATAGATAGGTTGTGAAGAACCAACACAACCATCGGAATTAGTAACCGTAACTACATAAGTACCCGGTTGAGTAATTGTAACGCTATTAGTAATATCTGACGGACTAGTTGACCATTGGTAAGCAGTGTAAGTACCTACAACGGTATAGGTAATTTGATCTCCCACGTTACATAACAAGGAGCTATTGGTACTGGAAGTTACAGTTGGCACAGGTGTGGTACCGACCGTTACAGAATAAGGGGAGGAAGTGGCCACACAACCAGCGGGGTCAGTAACAGTTAAGGAATAGGTACCTGAGCTAGTAACGGTTAAAGTTGGGGAGGTAGCACCACCCGGACTCCAGGAATAAGATGCAGCACCTACAGTAGTTCCATCTAAAACAACCGGTTGACCGGAACATACTACTGATCCACCAGTACTTGAAATAATATTAATTTGAAGGGTCGATCCAGATTGAATAGTTATTGCACCTGAAGTAGCAGAACATCCATTGGCATCAGTTCCGGTAACGGTGTAAGAACCGGACTGAGTAACGGTAATTGTTGGAGTTGTTGCTCCTCCGGGATTCCAAACATAAGTGGAAGCTCCAGAAGCAGCTAACACTACAGATCCATTACAGAATTGAGTTGGACCATTAGCAACTGCTGAAACAGAAGGGTTTGACAATATTGTTACAGTAACTGGAGCAGAAGTTGCACCACAACCAGGGATAGCTTCACCATAAACGGTATAAGAACCACTGGTTGAAACAGAAATAGAAGCCCCTGTTTGGTTACCAGGAGACCAAGTATAGGTTGAAGCGCCTGACGCTGTTAAGGTTACCGATTGTCCTTGACATACTTGAGTGCTTCCTTGAGCTACTGCAGTAACAGTTGGAATAGCAACTTCGGTTACAGTAACAGGAGCTGAACTTCCAGAACAACCTGCTTGAGAAACTCCGACTGAATATTGACCTTGAGTTACAACAACAGTTTGGTTTGTACCAATAATGTTATTATTACTTAAATCAGTCCAAACGTATTGTGTATAACCTGTTCCGGCATCTAAAGTGGTATTACCACCTTGACAATATTGAAGAGTTCCTGTCACGACAGGAGTAATAGTTGAGGACTGAGTAACCGTAACAGAGGCGGAAGTACCTGTACAACCATTTGCATCTGTAACAGTTACGGTGTAAGAACCATTAGCAGCTGTTATAGTTTGCGTAGTTTCACCATTTGGAGTCCAAGAATAAGAAGTAAATCCGGCACCGGCATCTAAGGTAGTTCCCGGTGCTGATGGGCAATAGGTTAAACTACCGGTAATAGTTGGTACAGGAGCAGTTCCTTGGGTAACAATAATAGTATCAATACCTGAACATCCGGATGAATTCACTACTTGAACCCCATAAATTCCGGGAGTGCTTGTAGTGAAAGTTTGGTTGGTTTCACCTGGAATAGGAGTAGGTGTTGTACCTACTGCAGTACCCCATTGATAAGTTGTATATCCTGTTCCGGCATCTAATGTTACAGAACCGCCGGGACATAGAACCGTATTTCCTGTAATGGCGAAGGTAACCTGACTGCTTTGAGTAACGGTAACAGGAGCAGAGGTTCCAGAACATCCATTGTTATCGGTTACAGTTACTGTATAAGTTCCTGCTGGAGCGGTAACAGTTTGGGTTGAACCTGAAAAAGAACCTCCATCAGACCAGGAATAAGTAGCAAATCCGGCACCTGCATCCAAGGTGGTTCCGGTAGTACAATAAGTTAAAGAACCTGTAATGGTAGGTGATGGAGAAGGAAGTTGAACAACGGTAATGGTATCAATACCTATGCAACCAGAGGCCAAATCAACTTGAGCACCATAAATGCCTGGTTGAGTTGCAGTGTAAGTTTGATTGGTTTCACCAGGAAGGATAGTAATACCTGTGGTAATAACTGCCCAAATATAGTTAGAACCAGCACCTGCATCAAGAACAGTAGATCCACCTGAGCAAATTGCTGTTGTGCCTGTTATCGTAATTGGAACAGTGTCATTCTCAATAACAGCAACTAAAGCTGAGCCTACACAACCATTGGCATCAGTAACTGTTACGGCATAAGTTCCCGCACCTAAGGTAGCAGTTTGGGTGGTACTGTATGGCGGAACCGGTATTGGTAAGGCATCAGTCCATCCATAGGAGGTATAACCTGGACCAGCATCAAGAACAGTAGTTGCGCCAGGACACACGGTTAAGTTACCGGTAACTGTAACGTTAACAACAGTTTCTGTTACTGTAACTGAGCCTGTTCCGGTACAGCCAAAAGCATCAACAACGTTTACGGTATATGCTCCTGAACCAACTGTTACAGTTTGGTTAGCATCGGTAAAACCATTAGGTCCTGTCCAGGCATAAGTAGAATAACCTGCACCTGCATCCAAGGTGGTGGTAGTTCCTTGGCAAATGGTTGTGGTGCCAGTAATATTTACAGTAACACTTCCGCTTACAACAGTTGCCGATGAAGAACCTTGGCAACCATTCGCATCAGTAACTGTTAAGTTATAAGTACCTGCAGCAGTAGCTGTAATAGTTTGAGTGGAGGCTGTGAATCCGGATGGGCCGGTCCAGGCATAAGTTGAAAAACCTGCTCCACCATCCAAAGTTGTTGAACTTCCGTTACAAACATTTAAATTACCAGTGATAGTTGGAGTAGGACCAGCATTGACAGTTACTGTAGCTGATGCTGTACCTGTACAACCACCTGAATTAGTTGCACCCACGGTATATGTTCCGGCAGCAGTTGCCGTAATGGATTGAGTGGTTGCAGTAAATCCATTAGGACCGGTCCAAGCGTATGATGTAAATCCAGCACCTGCTGAAAGTGTTGTTGATGCTCCTTGGCAGATTGTAGTAGTACCGGTAACACTTGTAGAGGCCGGAGTAGGAGCAGTATAAGTAAATTGGGCATTACAAGCTGACGACCCAGAGAAAACAGCATTTACTGTATGAGAAGCTCCATCAGCAGTTACACCGGTGATAGTAAAGTTATAAGGTGAAGTAAAAGGAGCATTAATAACTGTTTGATTTGCTCCATCTGAGAAGGTTAGGGTACCCGTAGAAGGAGGGTCAGTAAAAGTTATGGTACCAGTTACGTTATAGGTATTTGTACCTGCCGTGCAGGAAGCCCCAGAACCTGTAAAAGCTGAGATATTACAAAGTGCATTACAAGTTGTACTTCCGGTACTACTTGGATTCTGACTGAAGGTAATATTAGTTGCACCACCATTATAATTGGTAATAAGAATGAGGTAATATTCACCGGCTTGAGCATTAGGGATAGTTAATGAAAACGTTGCGCTGGCAGCGTAATCACAGGCTATTGGAGCCAAACCGGAAAGACTTGAACATCCGGTTGAAGGATCGGAAAAAGGTCCCCAAATTGCTCCATCCACATCAATTCCGCTGGAATTGCTTTGGTCGATTGCAATGCTTCCACTTGTTCCAACCTGGAAATAATACCAAGCCGGATTAGGTCTGGTGGAGAGACATCCATAGTTAGGCCCTGTTTCTGCTGTTCCGCCTGAGGTACCAGCAGGAAAAGTGATAGCACTACTTAAGCAAGCACCACCTGCACCTGCGCAGGTTGTAGAGGGCCCAGGAGGAACCACAATAGCACCACAGCCTATGGTTGCAGTAAAACCGGCATTTTGAACAGATCCATCAGATGTAAAACGAAAAGTTAAACATCCACTAGTTGAAGTAACAGTTCCTGGCGAAGTGGATCCGGTATACTGTCCGACTAAGGTTGCACTTGTTGAAGAACCATCATAAATATAGAGGTAATCGTAGTTACTTTCCAAATTGAACGCACTAAAAATAGCATACATTGGAGTTGCGCTTCCATCACCGCAAATGGTTACAGTGTAATCTTCATTTGCAGAATAGGTTGAACCCGAACCACCACTATCATAAAAGTTGGCACTACAAGAATTCACCGTTCCACCTTGGCTAACCAAAATTGTTTGCTGGGCTTGAGCAGATCCACTTAAAAAATATAAACCTGCTAAAGCTACGATTGCAGTATAAAATTTATTCATTTTCGTTAGGTATGGGAATATTAATTCAGTTCTACAATAATTGGTCTTTGGGTTTCAACATCATATTTCATGATAAGACTAGGCAAACCGGGTGTCCACAACTTATTAGTTGGAGAAGGTTTACGCTGGTATTTCTCTCTTAATTCATTAGCAGAGTAAAGTTCAATGATAGTTCCATCATACACTTCAATCTTCCTGCGTTGATCCAATAGACGAAAACGCTCCAAATCAATCACTTGCATCATTTTCAAGGTATGATCCTTACTTTCTGGGCTCACTACTTTAACAAATTCGAAATGTGCTTTTGGGGTTGCAGTTTGAGCTAAAACTGATCTAATCCCTACTATAACCAATAGGAACAGAACCGATACTACTTTTTTCATTGAATCGTAAAAATTTTAATCCGCAAACATATTTAAAAAAATCCAAATACCAATAACCTAGAAATTATTTGGGTTGCTAACACCTTATTTGACATCCCCCACCTCGAAAACCGTTTATTTAACAGGGCTTTCGAGTTGATTTCCACCCCTAAAATCCAAAAAGTTTTTAACAAAGTGGCAGAAAGTGGGAAAATGTGGGAATTTCCTCCTTACTTTTACCAACTGAAAATTTTTCATGGCCATTTTAACCGGAGAATATGATTGCACAATGGACGCCAAAGGCAGGCTAGCACTGCCTTCCGGCTTATTGAAGCAATTACCGGAAAGCACCCGTGGAAAGTTTGTAGTAAACCGTAGTGTTTTTAAACGTTGTTTGGTTTTATACCCTTTAGATGCTTGGGAGAAAATTGTTTCTGACATCAATGGGCTTAACCGATTCAACAGAAAGCACGACGACTTTATTCGGCAGTACAGCAATGGAGCTACCACCTTGGAAGTGGATGCCAGCAACAGGGTTTTGTTACCCAAACGACTTGCTGCTTATGCCGGAATCGAAAAGGATGTTGTTTTAGCTGCCCATGTGGACAATAAGGTTGAGATATGGAGCGAAAAAGCATACAACGAATTGATGAATAGTTATGACCCTGATGCTTTTGGAAACCTTGCTGAAGAAGTTCTAGGTGGAGGAAAGCCAAACACAGAGGAGTAATGTATCATAAACCCGTTCTTTTACAAGCGTGCCTGGATGGACTAAACATCAGGCCCAACGGAACATATGTTGATGTGACCTTTGGAGGAGGGGGGCATTCGAAAGCTATTTTGGAAAAACTTGGCCCAAATGGTAAATTAATTGGATTTGACCAGGATTCAGATGCTTTGAAAAATGATCTGAACGACCCCAGATTTACGCTCATCCACAGCAATTTTAGGTTTATAGGCAATCATTTGGAATATCTAAAAGTGCTTCCAATTGATGGAATTCTAGCCGATCTTGGAGTATCCTCCCACCAATTTGACCAAGCATCCCGTGGATTTTCCATTCGGATGGATGGCCCTTTGGACATGAGAATGGATCAAAGTGCAAATCATTCTGCATTTGATTTTATCAATAAAGCCTCTAAAGAAGATCTTATAGAAACCTTTAAAGAATTTGGAGAAATTTTCAATGCCGGTAAAGTGGCAAGTTTGATAGTTTCTCACAGAACGAAGGAACCAATAGAATCAACCTTAACCCTCACCGCTTTGGTAGAAAAACTCGTGCATCCCAAGGATAGAAATAAATTCTTGGCTCAAATTTTTCAGGCCATCCGAATTAAGGTTAATGCAGAAATGGAGGTTTTAAAAAACCTTTTGGAAATAAGTCCGAGCCTATTAGGACCGGGAGGAAGACTGGTTTTTATTTCCTATCACAGCCTGGAAGATAGAATGGTCAAAAACTTTATAAAAACAGGTAACACCAAAGGGTTAGAAACTAAGGATGTATTTGGAAACACCCAATCTCCTTTTAAAAATCTAACCACAAAACCCATAGTTCCGGAAGAAATAGAATTAGAACAAAACAACCGCTCCCGAAGCGCCAAGCTTAGGATAGCTGAAAAAAAATAAAATGAGTAAAAGCAAATTCTCTAAAACCTTGCTCAGTATTATGGATGGAAGTTTTCTAACTACAGAAAATGTAGTGAAGAATCTTCCTTTCATCCTCTTTGTGATGGGCTTAGGAATTTTCTACATAGCCAACAGCTACTATGCTGAAAAAACAATCATTCAAATTAATAAAACCGGAAATGACCTCAAAGAACTTCGTAGTGAGTATATCACCGGGAAAAGCGATTTGATGAAAAAAAGCAAGCAGAGTGAAGTAGCCACCCTCGCTATTCAAAACAATCTCAAAGAAAGTATTGAGCCCCCAAAAAAAATAATTATTAAAAACAACTAGTGGAAGCCAAAAACGACATACTGTGGAGAGTGTACCTCACCGGTGCAGGAATGTTCCTATTCGCTTTTGCTATAATTGGAAGGGTAGCATATCTGCAATTCGCTCAAGGAGATTATTGGAAAGCAAGAGCAAAAGTGCTAACCACACGAAAAGAAGTAATCATCGCAGAACGAGGAAATATCTTTTCAGCTGATGGCAACCTTTTGGCTACCTCTTACCCAATATACGAACTACGGTTTGACGCTGCTACAGGTGCGGTGAAGAAGGAAGAATTCGACGAAAAAGTAGATAGCTTGGCCCTCGGATTGCATAAAATCTTCAACGATAAACCCATCAAGCAAATCAAACAAGAACTGGTTCAGGCCAGAAAAAGAAAAGACCACTATTTCCTCCTAAAAAGAAATGCTACTTACGGACAGTTAAAAAAGGTAAAAGCTTTACCCATATTCAACCTTGGTAAAAACAAAGGAGGCCTTATAGCCATTCAAAAATCAAGAAGGGAAAAACCATACGGAATTCTGGCATCCCGGACAGTTGGATATTCCATCAAAGGCAAAAAAAACG includes:
- the rsmH gene encoding 16S rRNA (cytosine(1402)-N(4))-methyltransferase RsmH is translated as MYHKPVLLQACLDGLNIRPNGTYVDVTFGGGGHSKAILEKLGPNGKLIGFDQDSDALKNDLNDPRFTLIHSNFRFIGNHLEYLKVLPIDGILADLGVSSHQFDQASRGFSIRMDGPLDMRMDQSANHSAFDFINKASKEDLIETFKEFGEIFNAGKVASLIVSHRTKEPIESTLTLTALVEKLVHPKDRNKFLAQIFQAIRIKVNAEMEVLKNLLEISPSLLGPGGRLVFISYHSLEDRMVKNFIKTGNTKGLETKDVFGNTQSPFKNLTTKPIVPEEIELEQNNRSRSAKLRIAEKK
- a CDS encoding S-adenosyl-methyltransferase; amino-acid sequence: MSKSKFSKTLLSIMDGSFLTTENVVKNLPFILFVMGLGIFYIANSYYAEKTIIQINKTGNDLKELRSEYITGKSDLMKKSKQSEVATLAIQNNLKESIEPPKKIIIKNN